Proteins encoded by one window of Culicoides brevitarsis isolate CSIRO-B50_1 chromosome 2, AGI_CSIRO_Cbre_v1, whole genome shotgun sequence:
- the LOC134830194 gene encoding uncharacterized protein CG5098, with protein sequence METIEKLEDDSHKPADDVEQKLQEMFNGVSSQNDEKLNKKDKIAKSTINKKGIKTKKKLKKKETPISKMENVPQPSKFKGPYIQLRQNISTVVNFPINDDEVEKHQSKQKGFNKFVANRHEKNHLRGMHASTLSVKYDDQTTDHTWICIFCKKGPHKDRLGDLFGPYIIESEPKSEEYKKKKKISELTFIPEMWTHEKCAVMTCGVYICGNKIIGLEEAATLSQSQKCSYCQDVGATIQCLRRGCTNIGHVTCFKTCSLSDNFQYYCIDHTSLLN encoded by the exons ATGGAAACAATTGAAAAGCTAGAAGATGATAGCCATAAGCCGGCTGACGAT gtgGAACAAAAGCTACAAGAAATGTTCAATGGAGTCTCGTCCCAGAATGATGAGAAGCTGAATAAGAAAGACAAAATAGCTAAATCAACGATCAATAAGAAAGGAAttaaaacgaagaagaagttaAAGAAAAAGGAAACACCAATTTCGAAAATGGAAAATGTTCCTCAACCGAGCAAATTCAAAGGGCCCTATATTCAACTCCGTCAAAATATCTCCACGGTTGTTAATTTTCccataaatgatgatgaagtcGAAAAACATCAGTCCAAACAAAAGGGCTTCAACAAGTTTGTAGCGAACAGACATGAGAAAAATCATTTGCGAGGAATGCATGCTTCAACTTTAAGTGTCAAGTATGACGACCAAACCACGGATCATACATGgatttgtatattttgtaaaaaaggcCCCCACAAGGACAGACTGGGTGATCTGTTTGGTCCATACATCATAGAATCTGAGCCAAAATCAGAGGAATATAAG aagaagaagaaaatatctGAGTTGACTTTTATACCGGAAATGTGGACACACGAGAAGTGTGCTGTTATGACCTGTGGTGTTTATATTTGTGGTAATAAGATTATTGGGCTGGAGGAAGCTGCAACGTTGAGTCAGagtcaaaaatgttcatattGCCAGGATGTAGGTGCCACTATCCAGTGTCTCAGACGTGGTTGTACAAATATAGGACACGTAACATGCTTTAAAACCTGCTCTCTCTCAGATAACTTTCAATAT